The following coding sequences lie in one Arabidopsis thaliana chromosome 3, partial sequence genomic window:
- the MYB108 gene encoding myb domain protein 108 (myb domain protein 108 (MYB108); CONTAINS InterPro DOMAIN/s: SANT, DNA-binding (InterPro:IPR001005), Homeodomain-like (InterPro:IPR009057), Myb, DNA-binding (InterPro:IPR014778), HTH transcriptional regulator, Myb-type, DNA-binding (InterPro:IPR017930), Homeodomain-related (InterPro:IPR012287), Myb transcription factor (InterPro:IPR015495); BEST Arabidopsis thaliana protein match is: myb domain protein 78 (TAIR:AT5G49620.1); Has 8634 Blast hits to 8004 proteins in 467 species: Archae - 0; Bacteria - 0; Metazoa - 730; Fungi - 415; Plants - 5744; Viruses - 4; Other Eukaryotes - 1741 (source: NCBI BLink).) has translation MDEKGRSLKNNNMEDEMDLKRGPWTAEEDFKLMNYIATNGEGRWNSLSRCAGLQRTGKSCRLRWLNYLRPDVRRGNITLEEQLLILELHSRWGNRWSKIAQYLPGRTDNEIKNYWRTRVQKHAKQLKCDVNSQQFKDTMKYLWMPRLVERIQSASASSAAAATTTTTTTTGSAGTSSCITTSNNQFMNYDYNNNNMGQQFGVMSNNDYITPENSSVAVSPASDLTEYYSAPNPNPEYYSGQMGNSYYPDQNLVSSQLLPDNYFDYSGLLDEDLTAMQEQSNLSWFENINGAASSSDSLWNIGETDEEFWFLQQQQQFNNNGSF, from the exons ATGgatgaaaaaggaagaagcttgaagaacaacaacatgGAAGACGAGATGGACCTAAAGAGAGGTCCGTGGACTGCTGAAGAAGATTTTAAGCTCATGAATTACATTGCTACTAATGGAGAAGGTCGCTGGAACTCTCTTTCTCGTTGCGCCg GCCTCCAACGCACCGGTAAAAGCTGTAGACTAAGGTGGTTAAACTATCTCCGCCCTGACGTCCGCCGTGGAAACATTACACTTGAAGAACAACTCTTGATCCTCGAACTTCATTCCCGTTGGGGAAATAG ATGGTCAAAAATCGCACAATATTTACCGGGAAGAACGGACAACGAGATCAAGAACTACTGGAGGACGCGGGTGCAAAAGCATGCGAAACAGTTGAAATGTGATGTGAATAGCCAACAATTCAAAGACACAATGAAGTACTTGTGGATGCCTCGACTAGTCGAGAGGATTCAGTCAGCCTCGGCCTCATCCGCAGCAGCAgccaccaccacaaccaccaccaccacagGATCAGCCGGCACGTCATCTTGCATCACAACCTCTAACAATCAATTCATGAATTACgactacaacaacaacaacatggGACAACAGTTTGGTGTAATGAGCAACAATGATTATATCACGCCTGAAAATTCCAGCGTGGCAGTGTCTCCGGCGTCAGACTTAACGGAGTACTACAGCGCTCCAAACCCTAACCCGGAATACTATTCGGGTCAAATGGGGAATAGTTATTATCCAGATCAGAATTTAGTGAGTTCACAATTATTACCGGATAATTATTTCGACTATAGTGGATTATTAGACGAAGATCTAACGGCTATGCAAGAGCAGAGTAACCTCAGCTGGTTTGAAAACATTAATGgtgctgcttcttcttcagacaGTTTATGGAACATTGGAGAAACTGATGAAGAATTCTGGTTCTtacagcagcaacaacagtTCAACAATAATGGTAGCTTctga